In Flavobacterium endoglycinae, one DNA window encodes the following:
- a CDS encoding efflux RND transporter periplasmic adaptor subunit yields the protein MKNNIKSIALLFTALVVLSSCEKKKEETAKAEIEPKVETFLLSKEKLTTELRLPAELTGFQQVDLYAKVSSFVKTLKVDIGSKVKKGQLLIILEAPEISSQLAAAESRLKSMEAIYATSKSTYNRLYETSKVEGTISKNDLEMASGKKNSDYAQYQAAIAAHKEISIMRGYLEIRAPFDGVVAARNVNLGTFVGPQGKGSDLPLLTIQEQSKLRLAVSVPELYTGYLHAGDEMSFNVKSLPETFTAKITRMSGALDLKLRSERVEMDVHNTKGNLLPGMVAEVLLPLNAKDSTFVVPKSAVVNSAEGLYVVKVVNHKATRVDIKKGREIEDKIEIFGDLNPQDKLVKIASEETKEGDVINE from the coding sequence ATGAAAAATAATATAAAATCAATCGCATTATTATTTACAGCGTTAGTTGTATTAAGCAGCTGCGAAAAGAAAAAAGAAGAAACTGCGAAAGCAGAAATCGAACCTAAAGTTGAAACTTTTCTTTTATCGAAAGAAAAACTAACGACAGAATTACGTTTACCAGCTGAATTAACCGGTTTTCAACAAGTTGATTTGTATGCGAAAGTGAGCAGTTTCGTAAAAACTTTAAAAGTTGATATTGGTTCTAAAGTAAAAAAAGGACAGCTTTTGATTATTTTAGAAGCGCCTGAAATCAGTTCACAATTAGCGGCTGCCGAATCTAGATTGAAATCTATGGAAGCGATTTACGCAACGAGCAAAAGCACCTACAACCGTTTGTACGAAACCAGCAAAGTTGAAGGAACGATTTCTAAAAACGATTTGGAAATGGCAAGCGGAAAAAAGAATTCTGATTACGCACAATACCAAGCTGCCATTGCGGCTCACAAAGAAATCTCGATCATGAGAGGATACTTAGAAATCCGTGCTCCTTTTGATGGTGTTGTAGCAGCTAGAAATGTCAATTTAGGAACATTTGTTGGCCCGCAAGGAAAAGGTTCAGATTTGCCTTTGTTAACGATTCAAGAGCAATCTAAATTGCGTTTGGCGGTTTCTGTTCCAGAATTATACACGGGATATTTGCATGCAGGAGACGAAATGAGTTTTAATGTAAAATCATTGCCAGAAACTTTTACCGCTAAAATTACCAGAATGTCGGGAGCTTTAGATTTAAAACTACGTTCTGAAAGAGTCGAAATGGATGTTCACAATACTAAAGGAAATTTATTACCTGGAATGGTTGCCGAAGTTTTATTACCGCTTAACGCGAAAGACAGCACATTTGTAGTACCAAAATCGGCAGTGGTGAATTCTGCTGAAGGTTTGTATGTGGTAAAAGTAGTAAACCACAAAGCCACAAGAGTTGACATTAAAAAAGGAAGAGAAATCGAAGATAAAATCGAAATTTTCGGAGATTTAAACCCTCAAGATAAACTGGTAAAAATCGCCAGCGAAGAAACTAAGGAAGGCGATGTCATAAACGAATAA
- a CDS encoding efflux RND transporter permease subunit, whose protein sequence is MNLIRFALRKPISILVLVAGLFFFGIGAIKDIKVDILPKMNLPVIYIAHPFGGYTPDQMEAYFAKNYINVLPFSNGIKSVETKNIQGLMIMKLTYYEGTNMAQAAAELSALSNRIQAVFPPGTQPPFIIRFDASSLPIGQLVLSSKIRSNNELQDLANVYVRASFTSIPGLLSPAPFGGSPRTIEVNVDPDLLRSHNMTPDQIVEAIRLNNQTAPSGNVRMGDKNYITPTNNTIKEVKDFEQIPLFKGGVQNLKLGDVATVKDGADITAGYALVNGKRSVYISIAKAGDASTWDVVQKLKSELPKIQSTLPEDVKLSYEFDQSVYVINSVKSLITEGIIGAVLTGLMVLLFLGDRRAALIVIMTIPISIISGVLFLKLFGQTINLMSLSGLALAIGILVDESTVTIENIHQHLDMGKPKALAIWDACQEIALPKLLILLCILAVFAPAFTMVGIPGALFLPLALAIGFSMVISFLLSQTFVPVMANWMMKGHDKHEHTPEITDDEAEFNACGLTPESEQDLIGQKKDMVEREDFNNDGKVSGFEKFRNRFMRLLDRLFVHKKATTIIYLTGSIILAVLFISFIGKDVFPRTNSSQFQLRMRAADGTRLERTEEQARVVLKELEKMVGKEHIGISSVYVGQHPSLFSINPIYLFMAGSHEAVFQVSLKDYEADMDEFKDEFRARIKKVLPDTKLSFEPIELTDKVLSQGSPTPIEIRVAGKDKKKNELYATQIVDKLKAISYFRDVQIGQPIHYPAMNIDIDRTRAAELGVDMNDISRSLVASTSSSRYTEKNNWVDEKAGLSYSVQVQVPLNKMKSKTDIGEIPVLKNSLRPVLSDVAKITPGFVSGENDNLGAMPYITVTANIYQTDLGTASKDVSKTISSLGELPRGLFITPIGLSTVLTETLSSLQTGLLVAVFVIFLMLAANFQSFKVSLVILTTVPAVVLGSLLMLTLTGSTLNLQSYMGIIMSVGVSIANAVLLVTNAEQLRKKNGNAIESAREAAALRLRPIIMTSVAMIMGMLPMAIGHGEGGDQVSPLGRAVIGGLLFSTFAVLLILPQIFAWAQEKTTTQSVSLDPEDEESIHYIASISKSKVGKS, encoded by the coding sequence ATGAATTTAATACGTTTTGCACTCCGCAAACCCATTTCCATTTTAGTATTGGTTGCGGGTCTATTTTTCTTCGGAATTGGTGCCATCAAAGACATTAAGGTAGATATTTTACCAAAAATGAATTTGCCGGTTATCTATATCGCGCACCCGTTTGGAGGTTATACGCCAGACCAGATGGAAGCTTATTTTGCCAAAAACTACATAAACGTTTTACCTTTCTCGAACGGTATAAAATCAGTAGAAACTAAAAATATTCAGGGGTTAATGATTATGAAATTAACCTATTATGAAGGAACCAACATGGCTCAGGCTGCAGCCGAGTTAAGTGCGCTTTCAAATAGAATCCAAGCGGTTTTCCCTCCAGGAACACAGCCACCGTTTATCATTCGTTTTGATGCTTCTTCACTTCCAATCGGACAATTGGTTTTGAGCAGTAAAATCAGATCCAACAACGAATTACAGGATTTAGCCAACGTGTATGTTCGTGCTTCTTTTACATCTATTCCGGGTTTATTGTCTCCAGCACCTTTTGGAGGAAGTCCAAGAACAATTGAGGTGAACGTAGATCCAGATTTATTGCGTTCGCACAATATGACGCCAGATCAGATTGTTGAAGCCATTCGTTTGAACAACCAGACAGCGCCGTCAGGAAACGTGCGTATGGGCGATAAAAACTATATCACACCAACTAATAACACTATTAAAGAAGTTAAAGATTTTGAGCAGATTCCGTTATTTAAAGGCGGTGTTCAAAACTTAAAATTAGGTGATGTGGCAACGGTAAAAGACGGTGCCGATATCACTGCAGGTTATGCTTTAGTAAACGGAAAACGTTCGGTTTACATCAGTATCGCAAAAGCGGGAGACGCTTCGACTTGGGATGTCGTTCAGAAATTAAAATCAGAATTGCCTAAAATTCAAAGCACACTTCCTGAAGATGTAAAATTATCTTATGAATTTGACCAGTCGGTTTATGTAATCAACTCCGTAAAAAGTTTGATTACAGAAGGAATCATTGGTGCGGTTTTAACGGGATTAATGGTATTGTTATTCTTAGGTGACCGTCGTGCAGCATTAATCGTAATTATGACAATTCCGATTTCGATTATTTCTGGGGTTTTATTTCTGAAATTATTCGGACAAACGATCAACTTAATGTCTTTATCAGGATTGGCTCTTGCGATTGGTATTTTGGTGGACGAAAGTACCGTAACCATCGAAAATATTCACCAGCATCTCGACATGGGAAAACCAAAAGCACTCGCCATTTGGGATGCCTGTCAGGAAATTGCTTTGCCTAAATTATTGATCTTACTTTGTATTCTAGCCGTATTTGCGCCAGCATTTACCATGGTTGGTATTCCGGGAGCATTGTTCCTTCCTCTGGCTTTAGCAATTGGTTTCTCAATGGTGATTTCATTCTTATTATCTCAGACTTTTGTACCTGTAATGGCGAACTGGATGATGAAAGGACACGACAAACACGAACACACTCCAGAAATTACAGACGACGAAGCTGAATTTAACGCCTGCGGATTAACACCAGAATCTGAACAAGATTTAATTGGCCAGAAAAAGGATATGGTTGAAAGAGAAGATTTCAACAATGATGGAAAAGTATCTGGTTTCGAAAAATTCAGAAATCGTTTCATGCGACTTTTAGATCGTTTGTTTGTTCATAAAAAAGCAACGACTATTATTTATTTAACAGGTTCGATAATTCTAGCAGTTTTGTTTATTAGTTTTATTGGAAAAGATGTTTTCCCGAGAACCAATTCAAGTCAGTTCCAGTTGAGAATGCGTGCAGCTGATGGAACGCGTTTGGAAAGAACCGAAGAACAAGCCAGAGTTGTTTTAAAAGAATTGGAAAAAATGGTTGGAAAAGAGCATATCGGAATTTCTTCTGTATATGTCGGGCAACACCCTTCTCTATTCTCGATCAACCCGATTTATTTATTCATGGCGGGTTCTCACGAAGCGGTTTTCCAAGTGAGTTTGAAAGACTATGAGGCAGATATGGATGAATTTAAAGATGAGTTTAGAGCAAGAATTAAAAAAGTACTGCCAGATACTAAACTTTCTTTTGAGCCAATCGAATTAACTGATAAAGTGTTGAGCCAAGGTTCTCCTACTCCAATCGAGATTCGTGTTGCTGGAAAAGACAAAAAGAAAAATGAATTATACGCTACGCAGATTGTTGACAAACTAAAAGCGATATCCTATTTCAGAGACGTACAAATTGGTCAGCCAATTCACTATCCAGCAATGAATATTGATATCGACAGAACGCGTGCTGCCGAATTAGGAGTGGATATGAATGATATTTCTCGTTCGCTGGTTGCTTCTACCTCATCTTCTCGTTATACCGAAAAAAATAACTGGGTTGATGAAAAAGCAGGATTATCGTATTCTGTTCAGGTTCAAGTACCTTTAAACAAAATGAAAAGCAAAACGGATATTGGAGAAATTCCAGTATTGAAAAATTCGCTTCGTCCCGTTTTAAGCGACGTTGCAAAAATTACACCGGGCTTTGTAAGTGGTGAAAATGACAATTTAGGGGCCATGCCATACATTACCGTTACTGCCAACATCTACCAAACCGATTTAGGTACGGCATCAAAAGATGTAAGCAAAACCATTAGTTCGCTTGGCGAGTTGCCTCGTGGTTTGTTTATCACGCCAATTGGACTAAGTACTGTATTGACAGAAACATTAAGCAGTTTACAAACAGGATTATTGGTTGCCGTTTTCGTAATCTTCTTAATGTTGGCCGCTAATTTCCAATCGTTCAAAGTTTCGTTAGTAATCTTAACGACAGTTCCTGCCGTAGTTTTAGGATCATTATTAATGCTGACTTTAACAGGTTCAACACTGAACTTACAATCATACATGGGAATCATTATGTCGGTTGGGGTTTCTATTGCCAACGCCGTACTTTTGGTAACCAATGCCGAGCAGTTGCGCAAAAAAAATGGAAATGCCATAGAATCGGCTCGTGAAGCGGCTGCGCTGCGTCTTCGTCCAATTATCATGACTTCGGTTGCGATGATTATGGGTATGCTGCCAATGGCAATCGGACACGGCGAAGGAGGCGATCAGGTTTCTCCGTTAGGAAGAGCGGTTATCGGGGGATTATTATTTTCTACTTTTGCCGTATTATTGATCTTGCCGCAGATATTTGCATGGGCACAAGAAAAAACAACGACACAATCAGTTTCTTTAGATCCTGAAGACGAAGAAAGCATCCATTACATTGCATCAATAAGTAAGTCTAAAGTTGGAAAGTCATAA
- a CDS encoding TolC family protein: MYFKKITILFFLIFASASYSQTLSLKEAIKTGLENYGSIKAKNNYTNASKETLKQSRRDYLPNLNLSAQQDYGTVNGQNGPLYGFGGLGVASSGLPLPEQNWNSAFGALYLVNMNWDFFTFGKTKEKINLSKIDVQAKEKDLQQEKFQQEIKISAAYLNLLASQRLLISQQKNLDRAEVFKKTAAARVKNGLLAGVDSTLATAEVSKAKIALNLAKNFVKEQNNKLVDLMGVAPQDFVADTLFVTQIPKELVTKETATDSLHPLLQLYKTRIDYSNQQVKLYKRFYYPTMTAFGVLQTRASGFDSSYATNQNAFTRNYWDGVNPNRTNYLIGVGITWNITTPFRSSKQVSAQKFVSQAIQEEYNQADRELKSQLNFAEDKIRITLENYAEAPIQVEAAKKAYLQKSTLYKNGLTDLTDLTQTMYVLNRAEIDRDIVNNNVWQSYLLKVAATGNFDLFINEF; the protein is encoded by the coding sequence ATGTACTTCAAAAAAATTACCATTTTATTTTTCTTGATTTTTGCCTCAGCCAGTTATTCTCAAACCCTGTCTTTAAAAGAAGCAATAAAAACCGGGCTTGAGAATTACGGTTCTATCAAAGCAAAAAACAATTACACCAATGCATCAAAGGAGACTTTAAAACAGTCTCGCCGTGATTACCTGCCAAATCTTAATTTATCGGCACAACAGGATTACGGAACTGTAAACGGACAAAACGGGCCATTGTATGGTTTTGGAGGTCTCGGAGTTGCTTCTTCCGGGTTACCGCTTCCAGAACAAAACTGGAATTCGGCTTTTGGCGCGCTTTACTTAGTCAATATGAACTGGGATTTTTTCACTTTTGGAAAAACGAAAGAAAAAATCAATTTATCTAAAATTGATGTTCAGGCTAAAGAAAAAGATTTACAACAGGAAAAATTTCAGCAGGAAATCAAAATTTCGGCTGCTTATTTAAACTTGTTAGCCAGCCAAAGATTACTGATTTCACAGCAAAAGAACTTAGATCGCGCAGAAGTTTTCAAAAAGACTGCTGCTGCGAGAGTTAAAAACGGATTATTGGCAGGAGTCGATTCTACTTTGGCAACTGCAGAAGTTTCTAAAGCCAAAATTGCTTTAAATCTTGCTAAAAACTTCGTTAAGGAGCAAAACAACAAATTAGTCGATTTAATGGGAGTTGCGCCTCAGGATTTTGTTGCTGATACTCTTTTTGTAACGCAGATTCCAAAAGAATTGGTAACAAAAGAAACTGCAACAGACAGTCTTCACCCTTTATTACAATTGTATAAAACCCGAATCGATTACAGCAACCAGCAGGTTAAATTGTATAAGAGATTTTATTATCCAACGATGACTGCTTTTGGAGTTTTACAAACCAGAGCTTCAGGATTTGATTCGTCGTATGCAACCAATCAAAATGCTTTTACGAGAAATTATTGGGATGGCGTAAATCCAAATCGTACCAATTACTTAATTGGAGTTGGAATTACGTGGAATATAACCACACCATTTCGTTCAAGCAAACAAGTAAGCGCTCAGAAATTTGTTTCTCAAGCCATTCAGGAAGAATACAATCAGGCAGACAGAGAATTGAAATCACAGTTGAATTTTGCTGAAGATAAAATCAGAATTACTTTGGAAAACTATGCCGAAGCGCCCATTCAGGTTGAAGCTGCTAAAAAAGCATATCTTCAAAAATCAACCTTATACAAAAACGGTTTAACTGATTTAACTGATTTAACACAAACGATGTATGTTTTAAATCGTGCTGAAATCGATCGCGATATTGTCAATAATAATGTGTGGCAGTCGTACTTATTGAAAGTCGCTGCAACAGGAAATTTTGACTTATTTATAAATGAATTTTAA
- a CDS encoding sensor histidine kinase — protein sequence MSIKFDNILDNKWWQEIAVVAFSFTIYTLKNDWMLFSSLTSVLMGIFFYCILYMHAQFNRFFLFPILFKTRRPFTYLLLTLFGVLVFSIVLYEITMLDMFKNLYFYQNSHQRSYLYQLASVLGTLVCILSPIIVFKFYRIHRKRTEEALLFNQMQLNSLKGQLNPHFLFNTFNTLYGISLEFPDRTPDLIMKVSQLMRYQLESNSKQCVSLEDELEFINSYVQLEKERVGYRCDITFDYRVDNENSYKISPMLLIAFIENAFKHGTCAIEKCFVQIFITVEDGLLHLHVVNSIPKKTDVVSTKIGLKNTIERLNLIFGKNYNLDIQDNKNTYIVDLKLQLKRFANERS from the coding sequence ATGAGCATAAAATTCGATAACATATTGGATAACAAATGGTGGCAGGAAATTGCCGTCGTCGCGTTTTCCTTTACCATATATACCTTGAAAAACGACTGGATGTTATTTAGTTCCTTAACATCTGTGTTAATGGGGATTTTCTTTTACTGCATTCTTTACATGCACGCCCAGTTTAATCGTTTCTTCCTTTTTCCCATATTATTTAAAACCCGCCGTCCTTTTACGTACCTTCTTTTAACGCTTTTTGGTGTTCTTGTTTTCTCGATAGTTTTATATGAGATTACGATGCTGGATATGTTTAAAAATCTATATTTTTACCAAAACTCACATCAACGGAGTTATTTGTACCAGCTGGCGAGCGTTTTAGGAACTTTGGTTTGTATTCTGAGTCCGATAATTGTTTTTAAATTTTACAGAATTCACAGAAAACGTACCGAAGAAGCATTGCTGTTCAATCAAATGCAGTTGAATTCTTTGAAGGGACAATTGAACCCGCATTTTTTATTCAATACCTTTAATACACTATACGGAATAAGTCTTGAATTTCCTGATAGAACGCCGGATTTAATTATGAAAGTTTCGCAGTTAATGCGTTATCAATTAGAAAGTAACAGCAAACAATGTGTATCTTTAGAAGATGAATTAGAATTCATTAACAGTTATGTACAGCTTGAAAAAGAACGTGTTGGATATCGCTGTGATATTACATTCGATTATAGAGTAGACAACGAAAATTCATATAAGATTTCGCCCATGCTTTTAATTGCTTTTATTGAAAATGCTTTTAAACACGGAACCTGTGCTATTGAAAAATGTTTTGTCCAGATTTTTATAACGGTAGAAGATGGTCTTCTTCACCTTCATGTGGTGAATTCAATTCCGAAGAAAACAGATGTGGTTTCGACTAAAATTGGTTTGAAAAACACGATTGAAAGACTGAATTTGATTTTTGGAAAGAATTATAATCTGGATATTCAGGATAATAAAAATACTTATATTGTCGATTTGAAATTGCAATTGAAAAGATTTGCCAATGAAAGATCCTAA
- a CDS encoding LytR/AlgR family response regulator transcription factor, translating into MKDPKKCIIVDDEPAAHYVLANYIKQNPQLELVFQGYNGIEAMNYLRENPVDLMFLDINMPEISGMELLKILPTHPKTILTTAYSEFALESYDYGVIDYLLKPIYFPRFLKAIDRFFSTEQVKSREEEEIVVNTVSVKVDGYFIEIELNQLLFAQSFGNYVKLHTTKRTYLASITTTELEKCLPEKNFMRIHKSYIVALDKIEATEKDFVVIKNEKLPIGITYKRELTDRLKK; encoded by the coding sequence ATGAAAGATCCTAAGAAATGCATCATTGTAGACGATGAACCTGCTGCGCATTACGTTTTAGCCAATTATATAAAACAGAATCCGCAGTTAGAATTGGTTTTTCAGGGCTATAACGGCATTGAGGCAATGAATTATCTTCGAGAAAATCCAGTCGATTTAATGTTTCTCGATATTAATATGCCAGAGATTTCGGGGATGGAATTGCTTAAAATTCTTCCAACGCATCCCAAAACAATTTTGACTACGGCATATTCTGAATTTGCTCTCGAAAGTTATGATTATGGAGTGATTGATTATCTTCTGAAACCTATTTATTTCCCGAGGTTTTTGAAAGCAATCGATCGTTTTTTTTCTACAGAACAGGTGAAGAGCCGCGAAGAAGAAGAAATTGTTGTGAATACAGTAAGCGTAAAAGTAGATGGTTATTTTATTGAAATTGAACTTAATCAGCTTTTGTTTGCACAGAGTTTTGGAAACTACGTAAAACTGCATACCACAAAACGAACTTATCTCGCATCGATCACCACAACCGAACTTGAAAAATGTCTTCCAGAGAAGAATTTTATGCGTATTCATAAATCGTACATCGTAGCTTTGGATAAAATTGAAGCCACGGAAAAAGATTTTGTGGTCATTAAAAATGAAAAATTACCTATTGGAATAACCTACAAGAGGGAATTGACCGATAGACTAAAAAAGTAA
- a CDS encoding SDR family oxidoreductase translates to MAVNTKIALVTGGSRGLGKNMAIAIAKKGLDVIITYNSQKDEADAVVSEIESLGQKAASIQLNVGNSGTFDAFFEEVKAVLKNTFKTDKFDFIVNNAGIGIHNSFEGTTEEEFDLLTNIQFKGPFFLTQKALSVMNDGGGIVNISTGLARFSTPGYVAYASMKGAIETLTKYQAKELGARGIKANVVAPGAIETDFGGGVVRDNEQLNKMLASITALGRVGLPDDIGGVVAFLCTEDARWVNAQRIEVSGGMNL, encoded by the coding sequence ATGGCAGTAAATACAAAAATCGCTCTGGTTACTGGAGGGAGCAGAGGTTTAGGAAAAAATATGGCAATTGCAATTGCAAAAAAAGGACTTGATGTAATTATTACATACAATAGTCAAAAAGATGAAGCTGACGCTGTAGTTTCAGAAATTGAAAGTCTGGGTCAAAAAGCAGCTTCGATACAATTGAATGTTGGAAATTCAGGAACTTTTGATGCTTTTTTCGAAGAAGTAAAAGCAGTTTTAAAAAATACTTTTAAAACAGATAAATTCGATTTCATAGTAAACAACGCTGGAATCGGGATTCACAATTCATTTGAAGGAACTACAGAAGAAGAATTCGATCTATTGACAAACATTCAGTTTAAAGGACCCTTTTTCTTAACTCAAAAAGCATTAAGCGTTATGAACGACGGCGGCGGAATTGTAAATATATCAACAGGCTTGGCGAGATTTTCTACTCCAGGTTATGTTGCTTATGCATCTATGAAAGGTGCTATAGAAACTTTAACAAAATATCAGGCAAAAGAATTAGGAGCACGCGGCATTAAAGCAAATGTGGTGGCACCTGGCGCAATCGAGACAGATTTTGGAGGTGGTGTAGTTCGCGATAATGAGCAATTAAACAAAATGCTGGCATCGATTACAGCTTTAGGCCGTGTGGGTCTTCCTGACGATATTGGCGGTGTAGTTGCCTTCTTATGTACAGAAGATGCAAGATGGGTAAACGCTCAAAGAATCGAAGTTTCTGGTGGAATGAATTTATAA
- a CDS encoding SDR family oxidoreductase: protein MDLSNNKILITGGASGIGLGLAERFIQENNTVIICGRRASLLEEVKAKFPTVITKACDLSIEAERVALYEWIKENHPDLNVLVNNAGIQNWMTITDTDFYENMKNELTTNIEAPLHLTSLFIQLPSLKTVMNTTSGLAFSPFAKVPVYSATKAFFRSFTLSLRHLLKEKNIEVVEIIPPALNTDLGGIGLHDAHPSVSSFIEAIFEQLKEGKQELTFGTSETRLNASAEDLRNHFNAMHP from the coding sequence ATGGATTTATCAAACAACAAAATTTTAATAACAGGCGGTGCAAGCGGTATCGGACTTGGACTTGCGGAACGATTTATTCAGGAAAACAATACGGTAATTATCTGCGGAAGAAGAGCTTCTCTTTTAGAAGAAGTGAAAGCTAAATTCCCTACGGTTATTACAAAAGCATGCGATTTGTCTATAGAAGCAGAACGCGTTGCACTTTATGAATGGATTAAAGAAAATCATCCTGATTTAAATGTATTAGTAAACAATGCTGGAATTCAGAACTGGATGACAATAACAGATACTGATTTTTATGAAAACATGAAAAATGAGCTCACTACCAATATTGAAGCTCCTTTGCATTTAACTTCATTATTTATTCAGCTGCCATCACTTAAAACGGTAATGAATACCACTTCTGGGTTAGCATTTTCCCCTTTTGCAAAAGTTCCGGTTTATTCGGCTACAAAAGCATTTTTCCGTTCGTTTACGCTTTCACTTCGTCATTTATTAAAAGAAAAAAACATTGAAGTAGTTGAAATTATCCCACCGGCTTTAAACACTGATTTAGGAGGAATCGGACTTCATGATGCACATCCAAGTGTAAGCAGTTTTATCGAAGCTATTTTCGAACAATTGAAAGAAGGAAAACAAGAACTGACTTTCGGAACAAGCGAAACTAGATTAAATGCAAGCGCAGAAGATTTAAGAAATCATTTTAATGCAATGCATCCATAA
- a CDS encoding helix-turn-helix domain-containing protein, protein MKSLDSFYKDITEGSTVEPNSLLPNDIQKEIGHFNVFDIKELLERLKDKPGMPYDRRAYYKISLIRGHNKAEYADKVIEIEKQGLLFATPKIPYNYLPQDTNQGGQFCVFTSEFLSKTKSGIDLDELPIFASDGYPIFQLSDEEVEEVALIFNKIQKEINSDYIYKYDLIRNYVAELIHFGQKLQPITALYSKHNSAARVSSLFAELLERQFPIESPRQRLELRTAKDFAERLSVHVNHLNKVLKENTGKTTTELISSRLTNEAKILLKQTDWNISEIAYSLGFEELAHFSNFFKKQTSYTPLAFRS, encoded by the coding sequence ATGAAATCTTTAGATTCATTTTACAAAGACATCACCGAAGGCTCAACTGTTGAACCCAATTCTCTTCTTCCAAATGACATTCAGAAAGAGATTGGACATTTCAATGTTTTTGACATAAAAGAACTTTTAGAACGCCTTAAAGACAAACCTGGAATGCCTTACGACCGAAGAGCCTATTATAAAATAAGTTTGATTCGAGGCCACAACAAAGCAGAATATGCTGATAAAGTAATCGAAATCGAAAAACAGGGATTGTTATTTGCAACGCCGAAAATTCCGTATAACTATCTGCCTCAAGACACTAATCAAGGCGGACAGTTCTGCGTTTTTACCAGTGAATTTTTATCTAAAACAAAAAGCGGAATCGATCTGGATGAACTTCCTATTTTTGCTTCAGACGGATATCCAATTTTTCAATTATCTGATGAAGAAGTAGAAGAAGTTGCTTTGATTTTCAATAAAATACAAAAAGAAATCAACTCCGATTATATTTATAAGTATGATTTAATCCGAAATTACGTGGCTGAGTTAATCCACTTCGGACAGAAATTACAGCCTATAACCGCTTTATATTCAAAGCACAATTCGGCTGCAAGAGTTTCTTCTTTGTTTGCTGAATTATTAGAAAGACAATTTCCAATTGAATCGCCGCGTCAGCGTTTAGAATTAAGAACCGCAAAAGATTTCGCTGAACGATTATCAGTGCATGTCAATCATTTAAATAAGGTTTTAAAGGAAAACACCGGAAAAACCACCACCGAATTAATTAGTTCACGTTTAACAAACGAAGCCAAAATATTATTGAAGCAGACTGACTGGAATATTTCTGAAATCGCCTATTCTCTTGGTTTTGAAGAACTAGCGCATTTCTCAAACTTCTTTAAAAAACAAACCTCGTATACGCCACTTGCTTTCCGTTCATAA
- a CDS encoding 2'-5' RNA ligase family protein, which translates to MEKTYSVVFYSKPVVDTVKEMKDLLKSKVHKNWYNSCNSEAHITICEFQIDDSQFDSIKKKLIKICDTFTPSQVYLDHFGSYDNAGAFFIAPNEESKNNLIPIMKKIHETLKSLKLKKSDDPHMSIGRRLTPENLKIASQLFTTINIDFLCNEIVIREFDPIKKQFFVIDSIEFGSNPEPEFVQGSLF; encoded by the coding sequence ATGGAAAAAACCTATTCTGTAGTATTCTATTCGAAACCAGTTGTGGATACTGTCAAAGAAATGAAAGATCTTTTGAAAAGTAAAGTTCATAAAAATTGGTACAACAGCTGCAATTCTGAAGCACATATTACGATTTGTGAATTCCAAATTGACGATTCTCAATTTGATTCTATTAAGAAAAAGCTAATTAAAATCTGCGACACCTTTACGCCTTCTCAAGTATATTTAGATCATTTTGGTTCTTACGACAATGCTGGAGCTTTTTTTATTGCTCCAAACGAAGAATCTAAAAACAATCTAATACCTATAATGAAAAAGATTCATGAAACCCTGAAATCTTTAAAACTCAAAAAAAGCGACGATCCGCATATGTCAATTGGAAGACGATTAACTCCAGAAAATCTAAAGATCGCATCACAGCTTTTCACTACAATTAATATTGATTTTCTATGCAACGAAATTGTTATAAGAGAATTTGATCCCATTAAAAAACAGTTTTTTGTAATTGATTCAATTGAATTTGGAAGCAATCCTGAACCTGAATTTGTGCAGGGAAGTTTGTTTTGA